In Ignavibacteria bacterium, a single genomic region encodes these proteins:
- a CDS encoding M23 family metallopeptidase has protein sequence MKHRFTTIFLVSNDNAETKFYTVKTKHVEKLKSYARTTAIALSVLLLSLVLLVVLLKVANNEISKLNNNVLSLKSDLKMLDSLEIKKKVNDIDQNINDINKYLIERGIFSKDNSGGPADDENPDIRIYEFYLDKTTTILNTVRNVPIGLPLIGEHKSFFGYRSNPFSGRGSEFHKGLDIKGEIGNPVKCTAGGKVILSDYDGGYGKCVVIDHGNGLTTRFGHLSDYKVKSGDFVNAGDVIGYVGSTGRSTGPHLHYEIRFKEDYVNPEEFLNIKQ, from the coding sequence ATGAAACATAGATTTACAACCATATTTCTGGTAAGTAATGATAATGCCGAAACAAAATTTTACACTGTAAAAACAAAGCATGTTGAGAAGCTAAAATCTTACGCAAGAACGACTGCAATAGCGCTTTCTGTACTGCTGCTGTCTCTTGTGCTGCTCGTGGTTCTGCTGAAAGTAGCTAACAATGAAATATCAAAACTGAACAACAATGTACTGTCGCTGAAGAGCGATCTGAAGATGCTTGATTCTCTCGAGATTAAGAAGAAGGTTAACGACATTGACCAGAATATAAACGACATCAACAAATACCTTATTGAACGCGGTATATTCAGCAAAGATAATTCAGGGGGTCCCGCGGATGATGAAAATCCAGATATAAGAATTTATGAGTTTTATCTTGATAAGACAACCACTATTTTAAATACCGTTAGGAATGTACCTATCGGTTTGCCGCTTATCGGGGAACACAAATCATTTTTTGGTTACCGTTCAAACCCATTCAGCGGCAGAGGTTCAGAGTTTCATAAAGGGCTTGATATAAAAGGTGAAATCGGAAACCCTGTGAAATGCACGGCGGGAGGAAAGGTTATTTTGTCTGATTATGACGGCGGGTACGGTAAATGCGTGGTTATTGACCATGGAAACGGACTTACAACAAGGTTTGGTCATCTTTCGGATTACAAAGTGAAATCGGGCGATTTTGTAAATGCAGGTGACGTTATAGGTTATGTTGGTTCTACGGGAAGGTCAACAGGACCACATCTCCATTATGAGATACGATTTAAAGAAGATTACGTGAATCCTGAAGAATTTTTAAACATTAAACAATAG
- a CDS encoding polymer-forming cytoskeletal protein has translation MFGKKEAEKPVETYTSPARVQSAQIRTLISEGCKFDGNLFSPGTTKIDGIVKGNLTGESGLIIGEKGSIEGDIMSIDVTVYGHVKGNVKADKLEVKKGGKVYGDVKINQLVMEPGGVFTGHCNMNEEKPQVKNEAFNIPKEIKPEMKKEGKIDDNVQIKKFG, from the coding sequence ATGTTCGGAAAAAAAGAAGCAGAGAAACCGGTTGAAACATATACATCACCGGCAAGAGTTCAGAGTGCACAAATCCGCACACTCATCAGCGAAGGCTGTAAATTCGATGGAAATTTATTCTCGCCGGGCACGACTAAAATCGACGGAATAGTAAAGGGTAATCTAACCGGTGAAAGCGGACTTATAATTGGTGAAAAAGGATCTATCGAAGGTGATATTATGTCGATTGACGTAACAGTTTACGGTCACGTTAAAGGTAATGTTAAAGCTGATAAACTTGAAGTTAAAAAAGGGGGCAAGGTTTACGGCGATGTTAAGATTAATCAACTTGTCATGGAACCGGGAGGAGTGTTTACGGGGCATTGCAATATGAACGAGGAAAAACCGCAAGTTAAAAATGAAGCTTTCAATATCCCGAAAGAGATAAAACCTGAAATGAAAAAAGAGGGTAAAATAGACGATAACGTTCAGATTAAGAAGTTCGGGTAA
- a CDS encoding outer membrane beta-barrel protein, with translation MKNLKVLLTAAIVILLVSVANSQTPIKLNLTGGASLPVAAFSDMYKTGFSIEGGVFYSIPMVPVDLTLTAGYNQFTYKNEYFTDLVTTNLGVGVTGFNPSWNAVDIPLMIGAKYIIPAKGISPYIWGEIGVHFLSFNDRLTGRVIGNSSSPTEISLNGATESGKETTFGYAIGGGITIPIAPKIGIDINVKFNGNTGIYAKAYEVFRNSNSKFTNPEMKNMGFMTARAGILITL, from the coding sequence ATGAAAAATTTAAAAGTATTACTTACGGCAGCAATCGTCATTTTACTTGTATCGGTTGCGAATTCACAAACACCTATAAAGCTCAATTTAACAGGCGGAGCAAGCTTACCGGTTGCAGCATTCAGCGACATGTATAAAACAGGATTTTCAATAGAAGGCGGAGTGTTTTATTCAATTCCTATGGTTCCCGTTGATTTAACATTGACGGCAGGATACAATCAGTTCACTTACAAGAACGAATATTTCACAGACCTTGTAACAACTAACCTTGGAGTAGGAGTAACCGGTTTTAATCCTTCATGGAACGCTGTAGACATTCCACTGATGATAGGTGCAAAATATATCATCCCTGCTAAAGGAATTTCACCATACATATGGGGTGAAATAGGAGTTCATTTTCTAAGTTTCAATGACAGGCTGACAGGCCGCGTAATCGGCAACTCCTCCTCTCCAACCGAAATCAGTTTGAACGGTGCGACAGAATCGGGCAAAGAAACAACATTCGGATATGCAATCGGAGGAGGTATTACAATTCCTATAGCCCCAAAAATCGGAATAGATATTAATGTAAAATTCAACGGTAATACGGGAATATATGCAAAAGCATATGAAGTATTCAGGAATTCAAATTCGAAGTTTACAAATCCTGAAATGAAGAATATGGGATTTATGACAGCAAGAGCCGGTATATTAATCACGTTATAA
- a CDS encoding PAS domain S-box protein, which translates to MNSYKSSKGPHSKNSSQNKENSELYAALEMFFTKSTDLMCIIDSNEYFQLLNPAWENVLGYSNEELKSKPYYEFIHPDDVQWTRELAEEDAKAGASVTSLINRYVAKNGSIVWLEWKASMFQDGISGCAVARDITEKVIADANSRNEKERFYRSFNLPLIGSAITSVDKQWLEVNSELQKMFGYTKEELNKLTWAELTHPEDLQKDVDQYYRLFTGEINKYSLEKRFIKKNGDIIWTIMSAGCVRKENGDVDYIVAKLQDITSRKKAELLLETSEERFRRVIDATEDIILRYGKNFKILYVNPSIKKFCKPSNDEVKDNSDESKAIEEITKALRTEIKNVFDKGKSDKVIKEMKCGDDEFVFQCFIVPDSDESGEITSVLTTLRDVTEIHRANEYIKEQAEFLDNIVKGASIGSWEWNIQTGDVKINERFAEILGYKRSELEPFNIDNWGKYLHTEDNKTAKAAIERILSNVTSEFRQESRMKHKNGKLVWVLDIGKVVKWSPVKKPLIMAGIIIDITVRKNAEKALKEQEKLFHDIFEIHDVIKIIIEPGTGNIFQANLAACKFYGYEKDELERMNIKDIFLVSDEDIRKMINNIKEEEIKEHRFKLKLSSGKVREAEVYSSQILKGERPLIFSIIIDVTDKNKAQHDLKESEMNLRKSNEEKDKLFSIIAHDLRGPLGSFMNLSELISESLPTLTREELSNFINIMKGSASSVYDLLDNLLEWSMVKRGMVEAEKKRSGLLNVLEPTLKNLKAEATAKEIKFNYSVPNNLTIFTDDRMLNIIIRNFGANAVKFTPHKGEINVTASKQNENEIIISVTDNGIGMSKDMIKDLFKIDAQTGRKGTDNEPTNGLGLILCKEFADKLNAKILISSEENNGSTFSIVLSEN; encoded by the coding sequence ATGAACTCGTATAAAAGCTCAAAAGGACCGCACTCAAAAAATAGTTCACAGAATAAAGAAAATTCAGAACTCTATGCTGCTTTGGAGATGTTTTTCACAAAGAGTACAGACCTAATGTGCATAATTGATTCGAACGAATATTTTCAGCTGCTTAATCCGGCATGGGAGAATGTATTAGGTTATTCGAATGAGGAGCTGAAGAGCAAACCTTACTACGAATTTATTCATCCTGATGACGTTCAATGGACCAGAGAATTAGCTGAAGAGGATGCAAAAGCCGGTGCATCTGTTACAAGTTTAATAAACAGATACGTAGCAAAGAACGGCTCGATTGTCTGGCTCGAATGGAAAGCATCGATGTTTCAAGACGGTATCTCGGGTTGTGCTGTTGCGAGAGATATTACGGAAAAAGTTATAGCCGATGCGAATTCCAGGAATGAGAAAGAAAGGTTTTACCGTTCATTCAATCTACCGTTAATAGGCTCTGCAATTACGTCGGTAGACAAACAATGGCTCGAAGTGAATTCAGAACTGCAAAAGATGTTCGGCTATACAAAAGAAGAGTTAAACAAATTAACCTGGGCTGAATTAACGCATCCCGAAGACCTGCAAAAAGATGTTGATCAGTACTACAGGCTGTTTACGGGAGAAATAAACAAGTATTCTCTCGAGAAAAGATTCATTAAGAAAAACGGGGATATAATCTGGACGATAATGTCTGCCGGATGCGTAAGGAAAGAGAACGGCGATGTTGACTACATAGTTGCAAAGCTACAGGATATTACATCCCGCAAGAAAGCTGAGCTCCTGCTTGAAACGAGTGAAGAAAGGTTCCGCAGGGTAATTGATGCAACGGAAGATATTATTTTAAGATACGGAAAGAATTTCAAAATCCTTTACGTAAATCCGTCCATAAAGAAATTCTGTAAACCATCTAATGATGAGGTCAAAGACAATTCAGATGAAAGCAAAGCCATCGAAGAGATTACAAAAGCATTGCGCACTGAAATTAAGAATGTGTTTGATAAAGGGAAGTCCGATAAGGTGATAAAAGAAATGAAATGCGGCGATGATGAATTTGTATTCCAGTGTTTCATAGTACCTGATTCTGATGAATCGGGAGAAATAACGTCGGTACTGACTACATTAAGAGATGTAACAGAAATTCACAGGGCAAATGAATACATAAAAGAGCAGGCAGAGTTTCTTGATAACATCGTTAAAGGTGCAAGCATAGGTTCGTGGGAATGGAACATTCAAACTGGAGATGTGAAGATAAACGAAAGATTCGCTGAAATATTAGGTTATAAGCGGAGTGAACTTGAACCCTTCAATATTGATAATTGGGGGAAATACTTACATACCGAGGATAATAAGACAGCAAAAGCCGCAATCGAAAGAATTCTTAGCAACGTTACGTCTGAATTCAGGCAAGAAAGCAGGATGAAGCATAAGAACGGGAAATTGGTATGGGTGCTCGATATCGGTAAAGTTGTGAAATGGAGTCCCGTCAAGAAACCGTTAATAATGGCAGGAATAATCATCGATATAACTGTCAGAAAGAATGCTGAAAAGGCACTGAAAGAGCAGGAAAAACTGTTTCATGATATATTTGAAATCCATGATGTGATAAAAATAATCATTGAACCCGGAACGGGAAACATCTTTCAAGCGAATTTAGCAGCGTGTAAATTTTACGGATATGAAAAAGATGAGCTGGAAAGGATGAATATAAAGGATATTTTCCTTGTTAGCGATGAGGATATAAGGAAAATGATTAATAATATCAAGGAGGAGGAGATAAAAGAACACAGGTTCAAGTTAAAGCTTTCTTCAGGAAAAGTCAGAGAGGCGGAGGTCTATTCAAGTCAAATACTAAAAGGCGAACGGCCACTGATATTTTCAATAATTATTGATGTTACGGATAAGAATAAAGCTCAGCACGATCTGAAGGAAAGCGAAATGAACCTCAGGAAATCGAATGAAGAAAAGGACAAGCTATTTTCAATTATTGCACATGACCTACGCGGACCATTAGGCAGCTTCATGAATTTATCAGAATTAATAAGCGAATCACTGCCTACGCTTACGAGAGAAGAATTAAGCAATTTCATTAACATAATGAAAGGTTCCGCTTCAAGCGTATATGACCTGCTTGACAATCTTCTCGAATGGTCGATGGTAAAAAGAGGAATGGTTGAAGCAGAGAAGAAACGATCAGGACTTCTGAATGTACTGGAGCCGACTTTAAAGAACCTGAAGGCAGAAGCCACGGCAAAGGAAATAAAATTCAATTATTCCGTTCCGAATAATCTGACTATATTTACGGACGATAGAATGCTGAACATAATAATAAGAAATTTCGGAGCGAATGCGGTGAAGTTTACTCCTCATAAAGGCGAAATTAACGTGACCGCTTCAAAACAAAACGAGAATGAGATAATAATTTCAGTCACGGATAACGGAATTGGAATGAGTAAAGATATGATTAAAGACCTCTTCAAAATAGATGCACAAACAGGCCGCAAGGGCACTGATAATGAGCCAACAAACGGATTAGGGTTGATATTGTGCAAAGAATTTGCGGACAAGTTAAACGCAAAGATACTGATTTCAAGTGAAGAAAATAATGGGAGCACATTTTCGATAGTATTGTCTGAAAATTAA
- a CDS encoding trypsin-like peptidase domain-containing protein, translated as MSTLSINANSVKVKVTAAVVAVLLLITGVIAGGVLFTKFFKQSPNNLNTAAFDKTQKNEQISQDRQTAITLAIEKVSNTIVGINVEEVREVRDPFMNDPFFRQFFGEMAPQRQTIRGLGSGFIVSEDGYILTNDHVAGNATKISVTLTTGETVEAKLIGSDPVSDVALLKINKSGLPSVKFGNSDNIIIGEWVIALGNPFGLFEINDKPTVTVGVVSALNMKVTADQKRAYKDMIQTDASINSGNSGGPLINADGEVIGMNTIIYTGGQFSQGSIGVGFSISINRVKAILDELKSSGKIDRNYNVGFRIQGIDDQIAKYLGLENKNGVVVTQVQRGSISDDAGLKPEDVIISANGIMIRNEQDLITEVNDLRVGDLLKLKVIRSGSEKEIEMKLTANK; from the coding sequence ATGTCAACATTAAGTATTAATGCAAATTCAGTTAAGGTAAAAGTAACGGCGGCAGTTGTTGCAGTGCTTTTGTTAATTACAGGAGTTATAGCAGGAGGTGTGCTGTTTACTAAGTTTTTTAAGCAGTCACCGAATAATCTTAACACAGCTGCATTTGATAAAACACAGAAGAATGAACAGATAAGTCAGGACAGGCAGACGGCGATTACGCTTGCAATCGAAAAAGTCAGCAACACAATAGTAGGTATTAACGTTGAAGAAGTTCGGGAAGTGAGAGACCCGTTTATGAACGACCCCTTCTTCAGGCAGTTCTTCGGAGAGATGGCGCCGCAAAGGCAGACAATTCGCGGGCTGGGCTCTGGGTTTATCGTTTCTGAAGATGGATACATTCTGACGAATGACCACGTTGCGGGAAATGCGACGAAGATTTCAGTTACACTGACAACGGGCGAAACGGTTGAGGCAAAGCTTATCGGTTCCGACCCTGTTTCAGACGTTGCACTTCTTAAGATTAATAAGTCAGGACTTCCTTCCGTAAAGTTCGGAAACTCTGACAATATTATTATCGGAGAATGGGTAATTGCACTTGGAAATCCATTTGGACTTTTTGAAATAAATGACAAACCGACTGTTACGGTGGGAGTTGTCAGTGCTCTTAACATGAAAGTAACCGCAGACCAGAAACGTGCATACAAGGATATGATTCAAACGGACGCTTCAATCAATAGCGGTAATTCAGGCGGACCTCTTATAAATGCAGACGGTGAAGTAATAGGAATGAATACGATTATTTATACAGGCGGACAGTTCAGTCAGGGGAGTATAGGCGTGGGATTTTCGATTTCAATAAACCGTGTTAAAGCAATACTTGATGAGCTGAAATCAAGCGGCAAGATTGACAGAAATTATAATGTCGGATTCAGGATTCAGGGAATTGATGACCAGATAGCAAAGTATCTCGGTCTCGAAAATAAGAACGGTGTAGTTGTTACTCAGGTGCAGAGAGGAAGTATTTCTGACGATGCCGGTCTGAAGCCCGAGGATGTGATTATATCGGCAAACGGAATTATGATAAGGAATGAGCAGGACTTAATTACAGAAGTGAATGACCTTAGGGTAGGGGACTTGCTTAAACTAAAGGTTATCAGGAGTGGCAGCGAAAAGGAAATCGAGATGAAACTGACCGCAAATAAATAA
- a CDS encoding transketolase C-terminal domain-containing protein, whose product MKLHTEKSDLKPKDKKVEHINLANPDMKETRQAFSDALMELGKTNPNVVVLGGDVSGSVKVNAFRDAYPDRFFSVGIAEADMMGVAAGLAVAGKIPIASAYGEFATGRPFDQIRQSIAYSEMNVKICASHCGISVGPDGATHQSLEDVGLMRLLPHMTVVTPCDYNQTYKAIMKCVETEGPFYVRFYRDKTPNFTNVNEEFELGKAQILREGKDVTLVASGLLVWEALKAAKELEKDGINAKVINIHTIKPIDVEALVKAAEETNLVITCEDHQKQSGLYGAVSEVLSLHRPTQMDYVAVEDTFGESGTMEELMRKYKINDEEIIRKVKKHLSK is encoded by the coding sequence ATGAAATTACATACTGAAAAATCTGATTTGAAACCAAAAGATAAAAAGGTTGAACATATTAATCTTGCAAATCCTGATATGAAAGAAACACGTCAGGCGTTTTCGGATGCACTGATGGAGCTTGGAAAGACAAACCCGAATGTAGTTGTGCTGGGTGGCGACGTTTCCGGTTCCGTTAAAGTGAATGCTTTCCGTGATGCTTATCCTGACAGGTTCTTTTCGGTAGGGATTGCGGAAGCTGATATGATGGGCGTTGCAGCGGGTTTAGCGGTTGCGGGTAAGATTCCGATTGCCTCTGCATACGGTGAGTTTGCGACGGGAAGACCTTTCGACCAGATTCGCCAGTCGATTGCTTACAGTGAAATGAACGTGAAGATTTGTGCCTCGCATTGCGGTATTTCGGTTGGTCCTGACGGTGCAACACATCAGTCGCTTGAAGATGTCGGTTTGATGAGACTTCTTCCTCACATGACTGTTGTTACGCCCTGCGATTACAATCAGACGTATAAAGCAATTATGAAATGCGTTGAGACCGAAGGTCCTTTTTACGTTAGGTTCTACAGGGATAAAACTCCGAATTTTACCAATGTAAATGAAGAGTTTGAACTCGGAAAGGCTCAGATACTCAGGGAAGGCAAGGATGTAACTCTTGTTGCGAGCGGGCTTTTGGTTTGGGAAGCTTTGAAGGCGGCGAAAGAGCTTGAGAAGGATGGAATAAATGCAAAGGTGATAAATATTCACACGATAAAACCGATTGATGTTGAGGCATTGGTAAAGGCAGCGGAAGAAACAAATTTAGTAATTACCTGTGAAGACCATCAGAAGCAGAGCGGGCTTTACGGAGCGGTTTCAGAGGTCCTTTCTTTACACAGACCTACACAGATGGATTACGTTGCGGTTGAGGATACATTCGGCGAGAGCGGAACAATGGAAGAACTTATGCGTAAATATAAAATAAATGATGAAGAAATTATCAGAAAAGTTAAAAAACATTTAAGTAAATAA
- a CDS encoding T9SS type A sorting domain-containing protein has translation MKNFKTLFLLVFFVTFIFSNLYSQSYSVPEILYYKFNTGTTTTPNLAVPGQGFTDAQLSNMSMGSGGQFGNALLGNGGTGTSTHVNSGWNMNLGTSSWTISLWISNITSGTSYLFGNDITTSFRCFTNGAAGTSNITLRGNGITNVNVTGVLPGPSVVHFVYDSVTATISCYLNGAFQSSVLQAPLNLNAIVPFKVGSYGTANSIPVGSLLDEFRFYNRALSSVEIAATWNVELPVAGSLVDPSNVCDYGLIPQYSGGALGGHASATLGDTLYIAGGSIIVGSGTNPAASTTVTRYAVNTGVWSPGRDLPTPKVGGDLVKCGNNLYYIGGGSITLTGAADNIVYKYDVVSGWTAVANIPTPVTGNVAESWGDSVIFCMMGGWSTYYKGIQIYRPNSDTWSRATDSLPSGNGRRSFAGGIQGNKLFVAAGYSGTFRKDFWIGTIGNTAENIIWTQSVDVPVRGTGNSRPGGHAVNNRFYFVAGESTPGASAQDSIYIWSVSDSMWLPTILTGRGSNSASNYWGTISSSIVNNKVKIWIPGGFYPSTVTTTKLFCLTDSLGCIITNNGNNVTSTPETYKLYQNYPNPFNPVTKITYTVAVQGLVNLKVYDITGRLVKVLVEEVKSPGTYTYDFNGHNLSSGAYFYQMRAGHFSDTKRMLLIK, from the coding sequence ATGAAAAACTTTAAAACACTTTTTTTGCTTGTTTTCTTTGTTACATTCATCTTTTCAAACCTTTATTCTCAATCTTATTCAGTCCCCGAAATTCTTTATTACAAATTTAATACGGGTACCACAACTACCCCTAATCTGGCAGTTCCGGGACAGGGCTTCACTGATGCCCAGTTATCAAACATGTCAATGGGGAGCGGGGGACAGTTTGGTAATGCCTTGCTTGGTAACGGCGGAACTGGAACTTCCACTCATGTTAATTCCGGATGGAATATGAACCTTGGAACCTCAAGCTGGACAATTTCGCTGTGGATTAGTAACATTACCTCGGGTACTTCTTATTTATTTGGCAATGATATTACAACAAGTTTCAGATGTTTTACAAATGGTGCAGCGGGTACGAGCAATATCACGCTTCGAGGCAATGGTATAACAAATGTAAACGTTACCGGAGTATTGCCTGGACCAAGCGTGGTCCATTTCGTCTATGATTCTGTTACAGCCACAATATCCTGTTATCTAAATGGTGCATTCCAGTCATCAGTGCTGCAAGCACCGCTAAACCTGAATGCAATCGTTCCGTTTAAAGTAGGGAGTTATGGAACTGCAAATAGTATTCCTGTGGGTTCTTTATTGGATGAATTTAGATTTTATAATCGTGCACTAAGCTCTGTAGAAATTGCAGCTACATGGAACGTCGAACTTCCCGTTGCCGGAAGTTTAGTTGACCCTTCTAATGTTTGTGATTACGGTCTGATTCCGCAATATTCAGGCGGAGCTCTTGGGGGACATGCCTCAGCAACGCTTGGCGATACACTTTACATTGCGGGCGGTTCAATTATTGTTGGTTCAGGGACAAATCCTGCCGCAAGCACTACTGTTACAAGGTACGCCGTAAATACAGGCGTCTGGAGCCCGGGCAGGGATTTGCCAACTCCAAAAGTAGGCGGCGATCTTGTCAAATGCGGAAATAATCTTTATTATATAGGAGGCGGAAGTATTACGCTAACCGGTGCAGCCGATAATATAGTCTATAAATACGATGTTGTATCGGGATGGACTGCTGTTGCGAATATACCAACTCCTGTTACGGGAAATGTCGCTGAATCCTGGGGTGATAGTGTTATATTTTGCATGATGGGCGGTTGGAGTACCTATTATAAAGGTATTCAAATCTATAGACCAAACTCAGACACATGGAGCAGAGCTACCGACTCATTACCCTCCGGAAACGGCAGAAGATCTTTTGCAGGTGGAATACAGGGAAATAAATTATTTGTAGCGGCCGGATATTCAGGAACTTTCAGAAAGGATTTCTGGATTGGAACAATCGGAAATACTGCTGAAAATATTATCTGGACGCAATCAGTAGACGTTCCTGTCCGCGGCACGGGAAATTCAAGACCCGGAGGACATGCAGTTAATAACAGATTCTATTTCGTTGCGGGCGAAAGCACACCGGGAGCGTCTGCACAGGATTCGATTTATATCTGGAGTGTATCCGATTCTATGTGGCTTCCGACTATATTAACAGGAAGAGGAAGTAATTCTGCATCAAACTACTGGGGAACAATTTCTTCAAGTATAGTCAATAACAAAGTGAAAATCTGGATACCGGGAGGATTCTATCCATCAACGGTAACAACAACAAAACTCTTTTGTCTTACTGATTCTCTCGGATGTATTATTACTAATAACGGTAATAATGTTACCTCAACACCCGAAACATATAAGTTATACCAGAATTATCCTAATCCGTTTAATCCGGTGACTAAAATTACATATACTGTAGCGGTGCAAGGTCTTGTGAATTTAAAAGTATATGATATCACCGGAAGATTAGTGAAAGTCCTCGTTGAAGAAGTTAAATCACCGGGCACTTATACCTATGATTTCAATGGTCATAATTTATCAAGCGGTGCTTACTTCTATCAAATGAGGGCAGGACACTTCAGCGATACAAAACGTATGTTATTAATCAAATAA
- the selD gene encoding selenide, water dikinase SelD, which yields MDENKVRLTQMVSTAGCAAKIFPYVLKDALKDVDWFRDENVIVGFDGADDAGVYRISEELALIHTTDFFTPVVDDPFTYGKIAAANSLSDVYAMGGTPLNALNIVAFPQKQDLAILKDILAGGAEKAREARCPIIGGHSVDIENILYGLAVTGTINPNYIKGNDTAKQGDALILTKALGTGVLNNAVKYARPEQHFIDELIDSMCRLNRDSAAAMVKHGANACTDVTGFGLAGHAMQLAKASNAVLNFYVNELPLLRGALWAVGEKLLTRGDKSNRIYTNEFVVNKGTVNTQKEHLLYDPQTSGGLLVSITESRAEQLLKEIADNGDEAARIVGYVTVPDNDSKAGTIVFNF from the coding sequence ATGGATGAAAATAAAGTGCGGTTGACGCAAATGGTTTCGACGGCGGGGTGTGCAGCTAAGATTTTTCCGTATGTGCTGAAGGATGCACTGAAGGATGTGGATTGGTTTAGGGATGAGAATGTTATAGTGGGATTTGACGGGGCCGACGATGCCGGGGTTTATAGGATTTCGGAGGAGCTTGCTCTTATTCATACGACTGACTTTTTCACGCCTGTGGTTGATGACCCGTTTACATACGGGAAGATAGCAGCGGCGAATTCTCTGAGCGATGTTTACGCTATGGGCGGGACACCGCTGAACGCACTGAATATCGTTGCTTTTCCGCAGAAGCAGGATTTAGCGATTCTGAAAGATATTCTCGCTGGAGGTGCCGAAAAAGCACGTGAGGCAAGATGCCCAATAATCGGGGGTCATTCGGTTGATATTGAGAATATTCTTTACGGCCTTGCGGTTACGGGTACGATTAATCCGAATTATATTAAAGGCAATGATACGGCAAAACAGGGCGACGCTCTTATTCTTACAAAAGCACTTGGGACGGGTGTTCTGAATAATGCAGTGAAGTACGCAAGACCCGAACAACATTTTATTGATGAGCTAATTGATTCGATGTGCCGTCTGAATCGAGACTCCGCAGCCGCAATGGTAAAGCACGGAGCGAATGCCTGCACAGATGTTACGGGATTCGGTCTCGCGGGTCATGCAATGCAACTCGCGAAAGCATCGAATGCTGTTCTTAATTTTTATGTGAATGAACTTCCACTTTTAAGGGGTGCGCTCTGGGCTGTGGGTGAGAAGCTGTTAACACGCGGGGATAAGTCGAATAGAATATACACGAATGAATTCGTTGTTAATAAAGGTACAGTCAACACACAAAAAGAGCATCTGCTTTACGACCCGCAGACTTCGGGAGGGTTGCTGGTATCAATTACTGAATCACGAGCTGAACAACTATTGAAGGAGATTGCAGATAACGGAGATGAGGCGGCAAGGATTGTGGGTTACGTCACGGTTCCCGATAATGATAGTAAAGCGGGTACAATTGTATTTAATTTCTGA